In Humulus lupulus chromosome 7, drHumLupu1.1, whole genome shotgun sequence, the following are encoded in one genomic region:
- the LOC133792280 gene encoding INCREASED PETAL GROWTH ANISOTROPY 1-like protein 1 produces MPREDDEFEITLLRRQLEASLVSNGSLAKENDELRQEVTRLKAQISSLRAHNHERKSMLWKKLQNSMDGNNNIDVSQQKPSFLVNLSGQQSPAMEKRHQKQEFSESEFTKERPAKAPNPPPSPPPSLTSPPLLMEVKDNKVSSAPLAGPPPPPPPLPSKALVGSKAVRRVPEVMELYRSLTRRDANMENKSSAAKVPAFALTRNMIGEIEHRSTYISAVKSEVEKQAEFINLLIREVDSAAHKRISDVEAFVTWLDEQLSSLVDERAVLKHFPQWPERKADTLREAAFNYRDLRNLKSEVQSFEDNPKEPLSQALRKMQELQDRLERSINNVERTRESTGKRYRDLKIPWDWMLDTGLIGEMKLSSLRLAREYMKRITKELQSNECTREENLLLQGVRFAHRIHQFAGGFDGETIQAFQELKRVGLA; encoded by the exons ATGCCACGAGAAGACGATGAGTTTGAGATCACCCTTCTGAGAAGGCAACTTGAAGCTTCTTTGGTGAGCAATGGTTCATTGGCAAAAGAAAATGATGAGCTCAGACAAGAAGTGACTCGTCTAAAAGCTCAGATAAGCTCTCTTAGAGCACACAACCATGAGAGGAAGTCTATGCTTTGGAAGAAACTGCAGAATTCAATGGACGGCAACAACAATATTGATGTGTCCCAACAGAAGCCGTCGTTTTTGGTCAACTTATCAGGGCAGCAGAGTCCAGCAATGGAGAAACGACATCAAAAGCAAGAGTTTTCAGAATCAGAATTCACCAAGGAAAGACCTGCCAAGGCTCCTAATCCACCACCAAGCCCGCCGCCTTCTTTAACTTCTCCACCTCTGCTCATGGAAGTCAAGGACAACAAAGTGTCATCGGCCCCATTAGCAGGGCCACCACCTCCACCACCGCCTTTGCCTTCGAAAGCACTTGTTGGTTCCAAGGCAGTGCGGCGTGTTCCAGAAGTGATGGAGCTCTACCGTTCACTGACGAGAAGAGATGCTAACATGGAGAACAAAAGTAGTGCTGCAAAAGTTCCAGCCTTTGCACTTACTAGGAACATGATTGGAGAGATCGAACACCGATCAACTTACATCTCAGCT GTGAAATCAGAGGTAGAAAAGCAGGCAGAGTTCATTAACTTGTTGATAAGGGAAGTGGACTCTGCAGCCCACAAGAGGATTTCTGATGTGGAAGCGTTTGTAACTTGGCTTGATGAGCAACTATCTTCCTTGGTCGATGAAAGAGCTGTCCTCAAACATTTCCCACAGTGGCCAGAACGAAAAGCAGATACCCTGCGTGAGGCTGCTTTCAACTACAGAGACCTAAGGAACCTGAAATCCGAAGTTCAGTCGTTCGAGGACAACCCGAAAGAGCCACTTAGCCAGGCCTTGAGGAAGATGCAAGAATTGCAAGACAG GTTGGAGAGGAGTATCAACAATGTAGAAAGGACAAGGGAAAGTACCGGTAAGAGGTATAGGGATCTCAAGATCCCATGGGATTGGATGCTCGACACAGGACTCATTGGCGAG ATGAAATTAAGTTCACTAAGACTGGCCAGAGAGTACATGAAGAGAATAACCAAAGAATTGCAATCTAATGAATGCACAAGAGAAGAAAATCTTCTTCTTCAAGGAGTTCGATTCGCTCATCGCATCCACCAG TTTGCAGGTGGATTCGATGGAGAGACCATACAAGCGTTTCAAGAACTAAAGAGAGTAGGACTAGCATGA